The Plasmodium cynomolgi strain B DNA, chromosome 5, whole genome shotgun sequence genome segment AGaagtaattttataattatttaaaatatcccACACGTTATAAATCAAAgtagtagttttttttcgatatattttatcttttatttgATCATGTATCCAATAGTTTAAATATTCACAGTAGTTCCTATTAATTACTGATTCGAAAGATTTTAATATGCGATCCCAGTTCTCCAATATCACATTAAGCTTgttacaaatttttgttatgtGATATGAATTACTGTCTTTTAATAAGTTATTACAAATANNNNNNNNNNNNNNNNNNNNNNNNNNNNNNNNNNNNNNNNNNNNNNNNNNNNNNNNNNNNNNNNNNNNNNNNNNNNNNNNNNNNNNNNNNNNNNNNNNNNNNNNNNNNNNNNNNNNNNNNNNNNNNNNNNNNNNNNNNNNNNNNNNNNNNNNNNNNNNNNNNNNNNNNNNNNNNNNNNNNNNNNNNNNNNNNNNNNNN includes the following:
- a CDS encoding VIR-like CYIR protein (putative); translated protein: LKDSNSYHITKICNKLNVILENWDRILKSFESVINRNYCEYLNYWIHDQIKDKIYRKKTTTLIYNVWDILNNYKITSNNKCWHKNFNVPEKDFKNKKKLYEFLEHYNAIKSKLEKIDTSKKEEYCKYIKSIFSLYYTVKHEDL